In Diorhabda sublineata isolate icDioSubl1.1 chromosome 4, icDioSubl1.1, whole genome shotgun sequence, a single window of DNA contains:
- the LOC130443371 gene encoding structural maintenance of chromosomes protein 6-like, translating into MSAAYDASLSLIERKKLQWAREKEELAALDKHWNLSEDTHGPLDRISRGITRRRSSLPPLYKNQYNSNEKQDREKEIGGETSGYGSDNPNHSPDYANAQSGYESSSSRDDRMKWIDKSKYWQSKEESFREHGIHEPPNWVKRGLKGEEIVFNNTSPAESPEQRCEEERSQIGSSCSRNRNTFLRGQNIPVDSVEMAERERRRQIALAHQDAIRKQLEERERKRREENERRIREEHEEELRIEREQEIERRRREEEYKLLQDKLDRERKRKEAIEEAIELAKKEALLAKTKKNIKNDVNKIKNMEISKNADRFEEKLNNKKLENIDNDVNNNLEVRGKSLSPRDNDETKISSPRDKEIPQTTPRTDNNVTLIIPGGVEKFQYALLIPNTPRIEARVLTPTQYRENKKFCDCSTQTEESVFLRTDLIRKERRSRSENLEERPKWGVNRPPTRYVKQSEKDLLYQKRKLRQKSREEKNSSDESQLGSPTMTYRKKGHSRRSIRMIQTENIPLETDRDHIYYKRHFCCCMCRCSRHSCSENGVKVDILRIDDHSPREKSILRHEEIDKLPELDINLNNMEKLDKLRNGLLLKREQWEEDVNLHSSQVSTRNMAKLDDFLTKKKETVPILDMSKTVINSKEEFRRLLERVPDFRIKPEKVLPETIKIREKNFKFKINKNEVKRNKEKYNFMNPLPVEMIDLKLEDLCAVSIDWKMLTDLRPKSKIEENYFSRLIEIGKLQNKSRAQERRQFQMDSQIRKSKNKCGVVETRVVSCTECGEDFCNGKSCCKYGYDTFARLQELPTETEKKMPPNSGAIPKIKIKQRSRSKTSRKRKPLKPITEEENVAAKKAKTVESFEDRRAGTVKSIILKNFMCHSYLEVNFVKNISFVIGKNGSGKSAILTALIIGLGGRATLTNRGSNVKGFVKAGKPSAIIEIELSNEGPMAYKPNIYGDSINIIRSLSTNGGGSYKIKSSKGEIISTQLKEIRNITTNLNIQVDNPICILNQDTSRNFLTSSDPKKKFVLFMKATKLESLEIEYKKIQGNKEDSVKIMNEKTENFRKLQEEIKRLKTKMDNHKSILSLKDRKLLLQRELVWSKVRDAEEDLNEKNRVLENFETKLKELKTNSEKRAEILTNFKKNREALEREMCEIKQQIEVQKRPLLDARSQINELKTNMASKKKEKQQILTSIQNKNSELDSLKGEIATSKENMSMVEQQKVERLRNLGELQRKLKGLDDHLETSKNDLFQLRGDLSRRETEEGNLRGEIARLDERINNEKKNLEALRGESGNELLLYGREMPKIKQMIYENRKRFVQEPKGPLGSYIKIKDKKWTTAVEGYIGPNLLRAFAVDNKKDNQLLREIFNKILGPGSHPQIITSKFIPERHDVARNSVHEPNDCVSVYRAIDITDAVVSNCIVDNCSPENILLIPSDGMARDLLSDKRKVPKNCHQGITVGGDKYYPDPNYRTYASSYRKARYLQVDIEDRARQLEENVENLERKKMTVVKQLEDFRNGIKEQINKRIQLEEKVKKVTQARAQIRKQLEEINATAEPEVQNVQYLEQEMDECKKWLNAKNAELERINDDIKEIKTSINEKEEDLSRLSVATRDLEERIEQLDRELRENRLKQQEVSTGEEFDKNRIGDYEMRVKEAGAEAALKRNALKQSETEARSVGERLPDLRRVQTITNEINEIKHKITKIENDNEKLEEILEKYDELTSKFKKTADIMKILQKDINELSLAVEKRKRHYKLTEKYFETYMKYSFEKILEYRQFKGTLEIDIEGKKLDLVVIPQHGSQGRTTTSNLSGGERSFSTVAFLYSLWQCMELPFYFLDEFDVYMDKLNRSKVIDILLQHAKSKPELQFVFLTPQDVSCLGRETELVGVEVLRLDDPERVR; encoded by the exons ATGTCCGCTGCGTACGACGCGTCCCTTTCTCTAATAGAGAGAAAAAAGCTACAATGGGCAAGGGAAAAGG AAGAACTCGCCGCTTTAGATAAACATTGGAATTTATCCGAAGATACGCACGGACCATTAGACAG GATATCGAGAGGAATAACACGAAGAAGAAGCAGTCTACCACCTCTTTATAAAAACCAATACAATTCTAACGAAAAACAAGATAGAGAGAAAGAAATCGGCGGGGAAACATCCGGATACGGAAGTGACAATCCGAATCATTCGCCCGATTACGCCAACGCGCAATCCGGGTACGAATCTTCGTCAAGTAGAGACGATAGAATGAAATGGATAGACAAAAGTAAATACTGGCAATCCAAAGAAGAATCTTTCCGCGAACACGGTATACACGAGCCGCCGAATTGGGTAAAAAGAGGATTGAAAGGAGAAGAGATCGTTTTCAATAATACCTCACCGGCCGAATCGCCCGAACAACGATGCGAAGAAGAAAGATCTCAAATCGGCTCTAGTTGTTCGCGAAATCG AAACACCTTCTTGCGAGGGCAGAACATTCCCGTAGATTCCGTCGAAATGGCGGAACGCGAACGTCGTAGACAAATAGCTCTGGCCCACCAGGACGCCATACGTAAACAATTAGAAGAAAGGGAAAGGAAACGACGAGAAGAAAACGAACGAAGGATACGAGAAGAGCACGAAGAAGAACTAAGAATAGAACGAGAACAAGAAATAGAAAGGAGAAGGAGAGAGGAGGaatataaattgttacaagatAAATTGGACAGGGAGAGGAAACGGAAGGAAGCCATAGAGGAAGCTATTGAATTAGCAAAGAAGGAAGCGCTATTAGCGAAAACGAAGAAGAATATTAAAAACGAcgtgaataaaattaaaaatatggaaattagTAAAAATGCGGATCGTTTCGAGGAGaaattgaataacaaaaaattggagAACATCGATAACGacgttaataataatttggaggTTAGAGGCAAAAGTTTATCACCTAGAGATAATGACGAAACGAAAATTTCGTCTCCTAGAGACAAAGAAATTCCACAAACGACTCCCAGAACGGACAATAACGTCACTCTTATAATACCGGGTGGCGTCGAAAAATTCCAGTATGCTTTATTAATACCGAACACGCCTCGTATAGAAGCTCGAGTTTTAACTCCGACGCAAtacagagaaaataaaaaattctgcGACTGCAGCACGCAAACTGAAGAATCGGTTTTCCTTAGAACGGACCTGATTCGAAAAGAAAGGAGAAGCAGGAGCGAAAATTTGGAGGAGAGGCCAAAATGGGGGGTAAATAGACCACCGACAAGATACGTGAAACAGAGCGAGAAAGATCTACTGTATCAAAAGAGGAAACTGAGACAGAAATCGAGGGAGGAGAAGAATTCGAGCGATGAAAGCCAATTGGGATCGCCCACGATGACTTATAGGAAGAAGGGACATTCCAGGAGGAGTATAAGGATGATTCAAACGGAAAATATTCCTTTGGAAACCGATAGGGatcacatttattataaaagacATTTTTGTTGTTGTATGTGCAGGTGTAGTAGACACTCGTGTTCGGAAAACGGCGTCAAAGTCGATATTTTGAGAATCGATGATCATTCGCCTcgagaaaaatcgattttacgtCACGAAGAAATCGATAAACTACCGGAATTGGATATTAACTTGAACAATATGGAGAAACTGGATAAATTACGTAACGGATTGTTGTTGAAACGCGAACAATGGGAGGAAGATGTCAATTTACATTCCTCGCAAGTTTCGACTA GAAATATGGCGAAACTCGAcgattttctaacaaaaaaaaaagaaaccgTCCCAATTCTCGATATGTCGAAAACAGTCATAAATTCCAAAGAAGAATTCAGGAGGTTATTGGAACGAGTTCCAGATTTTAGAATCAAACCGGAAAAAGTCCTACCGGAAACGATAAAAATAagagagaaaaatttcaaattcaagaTAAACAAGAATGAAGTTAAAcgtaataaagaaaaatataattttatgaatcCTCTACCAGTCGAAATGATCGATCTGAAATTGGAAGATCTGTGCGCTGTTTCCATTGACTGGAAAATGTTGACGGACCTTAGACCCAAGAGCAAGAtcgaagaaaattatttctcgag GTTAATAGAGATTGGAAAATTGCAAAACAAAAGCCGGGCACAGGAACGGCGTCAGTTCCAAATGGATTCGCAAATCAGAAAGAGCAAAAATAAATGCGGGGTCGTCGAAACTAGGGTGGTATCCTGTACGGAATGCGGGGAAGATTTCTGCAACG GTAAAAGCTGCTGCAAATATGGTTATGACACCTTCGCCAGGTTGCAAGAATTACCAACGGAAACGGAAAAGAAAATGCCTCCCAATTCGGGGGCTATaccgaaaataaaaataaaacaaagatccAGATCGAAAA cATCGAGGAAACGAAAACCTTTAAAACCGATTACGGAAGAGGAAAATGTTGCAGCGAAAAAAGCTAAAACAGTGGAAAGTTTTGAAGATAGACGCGCTGGTACAGTGAagagtattattttgaaaaactttatgtGCCATTCGTATTTAGAAGtgaatttcgtgaaaaataTCAGTTTCGTCATAGGTAAAAACGGTAGTGGTAAAAGTGCTATTTTAACGGCACTAATAATCGGTTTAGGTGGTAGGGCTACTCTAACGAATCGAGGTTCAAATGTTAAAGGGTTCGTAAAAGCAGGTAAACCTTCCGCTATTATTGAAATCGAATTATCGAACGAAGGTCCTATGGCTTACAAACCGAATATATACGGCGATAGTATTAACATAATCCGCAGTTTAAGTACAAACGGGGGTGgttcttataaaataaaatcgtcTAAGGGTGAAATTATATCGACGCAGTTAAAAGAAATACGAAATATTACgacaaatttgaatatacaaGTCGATAATCCTATTTGTATCCTTAATCAGGATACTTCGAGGAATTTTTTAACTAGCAGTGATCCTAAGAAAAAATTCGTTTTGTTTATGAAAGCGACGAAATTAGAAAGTTTAGAAATCGAGTATAAGAAGATACAGGGTAATAAGGAGGATTCCGTTAAAATTATGAACGAAAAAACGGAAAATTTCCGGAAATTACAGGAGGAAATTAAACGTTTAAAAACGAAAATGGACAACCACAAATCGATTTTGTCTCTAAAAGATCGAAAATTGTTATTGCAAAGAGAATTGGTTTGGTCGAAGGTACGCGACGCCGAGGAGgatttaaacgaaaaaaatcgcgttttggaaaatttcgaaactaaattgaaagaattgaaaacgAATTCGGAAAAACGCGCCGAAATTTTaacgaattttaaaaaaaatcgcgAAGCGTTAGAACGTGAAATGTGCGAGATAAAACAACAGATCGAAGTGCAAAAAAGACCTTTATTAGACGCTCGATCCCAAATAAACGAACTCAAAACTAACATGGcgtcgaaaaaaaaagaaaaacaacaaattttgacgtcgatacaaaataaaaattccgaATTGGATAGTTTGAAGGGGGAGATTGCTACTTCGAAGGAGAATATGTCGATGGTGGAACAACAGAAAGTGGAGAGGCTGCGAAATTTGGGGGAGCTGCAGAGGAAATTAAAAGGTTTGGATGATCATTTGGAGACGTCgaaaaacgatttatttcaGTTGAGGGGGGATTTGTCGCGGAGGGAAACCGAAGAGGGGAACCTTAGAGGGGAGATCGCGCGATTGGACGAAAGGATTAACAACGAGAAGAAGAATTTGGAGGCTTTGAGGGGGGAATCAGGTAACGAGTTGTTGTTATATGGGAGGGAGATgcctaaaataaaacaaatgatttaTGAGAATAGGAAACGGTTCGTGCAGGAACCGAAAGGTCCTTTGGGGTCCTATATCAAGATAAAGGATAAGAAATGGACAACGGCAGTCGAAG GCTACATAGGCCCCAATCTTCTGCGAGCCTTCGCCGTCGACAACAAAAAAGACAATCAACTCCTGAGGGAAATCTTCAATAAAATCCTAGGTCCAGGTTCCCATCCCCAAATCATAACCTCGAAATTCATTCCCGAAAGGCACGACGTCGCCCGAAATTCGGTCCACGAACCGAACGATTGCGTCAGCGTCTACAGGGCGATCGATATAACCGATGCCGTCGTGTCCAATTGCATCGTGGACAATTGCAGTCCAGAAAATATCCTGTTGATACCCTCCGACGGTATGGCGCGCGATTTGTTGTCCGACAAAAGGAAAGTACCGAAGAATTGTCATCAAGGCATCACCGTCGGAGGGGATAAATATTATCCGGATCCCAATTATCGGACGTACGCTTCGTCGTATCGTAAAGCTCGGTACCTGCAGGTGGATATCGAGGATCGCGCCCGACAGTTGGAGGAGAACGTGGAGAATTTGGAAAGGAAGAAAATGACTGTCGTTAAACAGTTGGAGGATTTCAGGAACGGAATTAAGGAACAA ATCAACAAAAGGATCCAATTGGAGGAAAAAGTGAAGAAAGTAACTCAAGCCAGGGCCCAGATCAGAAAACAACTGGAGGAAATCAACGCGACCGCCGAACCGGAAGTACAAAACGTCCAATATCTCGAACAAGAAATGGACGAATGTAAAAAATGGTTGAACGCCAAAAACGCCGAACTCGAACGAATAAACGACGACATCAAAGAAATTAAGACGTCGATtaacgaaaaagaagaagatttatcTCGTTTGAGCGTCGCGACGAGAGATCTGGAAGAAAGAATCGAACAATTGGATCGAGAATTACGAGAAAACCGATTGAAACAACAAGAAGTTTCGACCGGTGAAGAATTCGATAAAAATCGAATCGGAGATTACGAAATGCGAGTTAAGGAAGCCGGAGCCGAAGCGGCTCTAAAACGGAACGCTCTAAAACAATCGGAAACGGAAGCAAGGTCAGTCGGCGAACGGCTACCCGATTTACGGCGAGTCCAAACGATCACCAACGAAATAAACgaaatcaaacacaaaataacgaaaatagaAAACGACAACGAAAAATTGgaggaaattttggaaaaatacgaCGAACTAACgtcgaaattcaaaaaaaccgCCGATATAATGAAAATACTACAAAAGGATATCAACGAATTATCCTTGGCGGTGGAAAAAAGGAAACGACACTACAAATTAACggaaaaatatttcgaaacttATATGAAGTACTCGTTCGAAAAGATTTTGGAGTATAGGCAGTTCAAGGGTACTTTGGAGATCGATATCGAGGGGAAGAAATTGGATTTGGTGGTGATACCGCAGCACGGCTCCCAAGGACGGACGACGACGTCGAATTTGTCCGGGGGGGAGCGTTCCTTTTCGACGGTGGCGTTCCTCTACTCCCTCTGGCAATGTATGGAGCTGCCGTTTTATTTTCTCGACGAATTCGACGTTTATATGGATAAATTGAATCGTTCCAAGGTGATCGACATTTTGTTGCAGCACGCCAAATCGAAGCCCGAATTGCAGTTCGTGTTTTTGACGCCGCAGGACGTGTCGTGCCTCGGGAGGGAAACGGAACTAGTCGGGGTGGAGGTGTTGAGGTTGGACGATCCGGAACGCGTgcgttga
- the LOC130443473 gene encoding uncharacterized protein LOC130443473: MAKLDDFLTKKKETVPILDMSKTVINSKEEFRRLLERVPDFRIKPEKVLPETIKIREKNFKFKINKNEVKRNKEKYNFMNPLPVEMIDLKLEDLCAVSIDWKMLTDLRPKSKIEENYFSRLIEIGKLQNKSRAQERRQFQMDSQIRKSKNKCGVVETRVVSCTECGEDFCNGKSCCKYGYDTFARLQELPTETEKKMPPNSGAIPKIKIKQRSRSKSKTKRRDKKKSPTKRESKTRKK; this comes from the exons ATGGCGAAACTCGAcgattttctaacaaaaaaaaaagaaaccgTCCCAATTCTCGATATGTCGAAAACAGTCATAAATTCCAAAGAAGAATTCAGGAGGTTATTGGAACGAGTTCCAGATTTTAGAATCAAACCGGAAAAAGTCCTACCGGAAACGATAAAAATAagagagaaaaatttcaaattcaagaTAAACAAGAATGAAGTTAAAcgtaataaagaaaaatataattttatgaatcCTCTACCAGTCGAAATGATCGATCTGAAATTGGAAGATCTGTGCGCTGTTTCCATTGACTGGAAAATGTTGACGGACCTTAGACCCAAGAGCAAGAtcgaagaaaattatttctcgag GTTAATAGAGATTGGAAAATTGCAAAACAAAAGCCGGGCACAGGAACGGCGTCAGTTCCAAATGGATTCGCAAATCAGAAAGAGCAAAAATAAATGCGGGGTCGTCGAAACTAGGGTGGTATCCTGTACGGAATGCGGGGAAGATTTCTGCAACG GTAAAAGCTGCTGCAAATATGGTTATGACACCTTCGCCAGGTTGCAAGAATTACCAACGGAAACGGAAAAGAAAATGCCTCCCAATTCGGGGGCTATaccgaaaataaaaataaaacaaagatccAGATCGAAAAGTAAAACCAAAAGACGAGATAAAAAGAAATCGCCAACGAAGCGAGAATctaaaacgagaaaaaaataa
- the LOC130443474 gene encoding uncharacterized protein LOC130443474: MVLKVDDKPCEETKPILDSTASSEIDDTENKLQEAYRNIAGSMKADPLSIDKPIIALDLFSTAVKVQNVPLAKQCIENLNKHLDKTNVLLILHHLSKCKKFETSYDMEPSAPPLLEEEYEGSHDWVQDLIDNLRNNCLLEIDRNADFILRQKEMLDLTYVDILAITTRDTLQISSEILVYSVVMRWCIEECKRRTLEIQKINITAVLRDLAYAPRYGLMTKKEFLCRTVDGVKGPDRSGILNEVETERILDYIKRKGKNRSGDELPHKGSQPRIVGSKSETNRESRCDKFIINFFTCWTAVFD; encoded by the exons ATGGTACTGAAAGTAGATGATAAACCTTGCGAAGAAACAAAACCTATATTAGACTCGACAGCATCCAGCGAAATAGACGACACCGAAAATAAACTACAAGAAGCTTACAGAAACATAGCTGG ctCGATGAAAGCTGATCCATTGTCTATAGACAAACCCATAATAGCCCTAGACTTATTTTCAACGGCAGTAAAAGTCCAAAACGTACCGTTAGCCAAACAATGTATCGAAAACCTCAACAAACATCTAGATAAAACCAACGTACTGCTAATTCTACATCATTTATCGAAATGCAAGAAGTTCGAAACGTCGTACGACATGGAACCATCGGCCCCGCCTCTATTAGAAGAAGAATACGAAGGCAGCCACGACTGGGTACAAGATCTCATCGATAATTTGAGAAACAACTGCCTTCTAGAGATAGACAGAAACGCCGATTTCATACTTAGACAAAAGGAGATGCTAGATTTGACTTACGTCGACATTTTGGCCATAACCACGAGAGATACCCTTCAAATTTCGTCGGAAATTTTGGTTTACAGCGTCGTGATGAGGTGGTGCATCGAAGAATGTAAAAGAAGAACGTtagaaatccaaaaaattaatataacgGCCGTTTTAAGGGATCTCGCGTACGCCCCTAG ATACGGTCTGATGACGAAAAAAGAGTTTCTGTGCCGTACGGTAGATGGCGTCAAAGGTCCCGATCGCAGCGGGATACTGAACGAAGTCGAAACCGAAAGAATTTTGGATTACATCAAAAGGAAAGGGAAGAATCGATCGGGGGACGAATTGCCGCACAAAGGCAGCCAGCCGAGGATTGTCGGTTCGAAATCGGAAACGAACAGGGAAAGTAGATGCgataaatttatcataaatttttttacttgttGGACTGCGGTTTTCGATTGA